A genome region from Chlamydiota bacterium includes the following:
- a CDS encoding four helix bundle protein, producing the protein MTLENPKIKKEQFKNEFKQRLKSFILALVGHIDSLPTGRVFQIISDQLIRSGTSIGANYFEARAASSRKDFINFFTHALKSANESKFWLEILMEIDRSNIEKSNILLNELTEISNILASSILTMKDKK; encoded by the coding sequence ATGACATTGGAAAATCCAAAAATTAAAAAAGAGCAATTCAAAAATGAGTTCAAACAGAGACTCAAATCTTTTATTTTAGCGCTGGTTGGACATATCGACTCATTGCCCACTGGAAGAGTTTTTCAAATTATCTCTGACCAGCTGATCCGCAGTGGAACAAGTATTGGTGCTAACTATTTTGAGGCAAGAGCTGCAAGTTCCAGAAAGGATTTTATCAACTTCTTTACTCATGCCTTAAAATCTGCCAATGAATCAAAATTTTGGTTAGAAATTTTAATGGAAATAGATAGAAGCAATATTGAAAAATCGAATATATTGCTAAATGAATTAACTGAAATATCTAATATCCTAGCCTCTAGCATCTTAACGATGAAAGACAAAAAATAA
- a CDS encoding cytochrome c maturation protein CcmE, translated as MNPKKIKFTLGILIILGALAWLAFSGFEESKAYYVTIDELKQMGTEAYQKRVRVAGIVVENSIERKDTDLLFQISQGDLVIPVRYLGRDPIPDSFKGGTQAVAEGKLTPEGIFQAQKIQAKCASKYEGTFQIQKSNIKNQNDIGKSKN; from the coding sequence ATGAACCCAAAGAAAATAAAATTCACTCTAGGAATTTTAATTATTTTAGGAGCCTTAGCCTGGCTTGCCTTTTCAGGCTTTGAAGAAAGCAAGGCTTATTATGTAACCATTGACGAACTCAAACAAATGGGGACGGAGGCCTATCAAAAAAGAGTTCGTGTTGCTGGAATTGTTGTGGAAAATTCTATTGAAAGAAAAGACACCGACCTTCTTTTTCAAATCTCACAAGGTGATCTTGTTATTCCCGTTCGATATTTGGGTCGCGATCCTATCCCTGATAGCTTCAAAGGAGGTACCCAAGCTGTTGCAGAGGGGAAACTCACTCCTGAGGGTATATTCCAAGCCCAAAAGATTCAAGCCAAGTGCGCCTCGAAATATGAAGGGACTTTTCAAATCCAAAAATCAAACATCAAAAATCAAAATGACATTGGAAAATCCAAAAATTAA
- the folE gene encoding GTP cyclohydrolase I FolE, which translates to MKKQTISDDLIENRIVEILKFVGEDPSREGLQKTPHRVKESLRYLTSGYSKDVEKVLNGATFEEPCDEMVTVRDIEIFSLCEHHLLPFYGKCHVAYIPDGRIIGLSKIPRIVEVFARRLQVQERLTTQIANSLNEALHPLGVGVVVEAFHLCMAMRGVEKQNAFAVTSSMLGAFRNDRGTRMEFLNLIGTRTRS; encoded by the coding sequence ATGAAAAAACAAACAATATCGGATGATTTAATTGAAAACCGCATTGTTGAAATTTTGAAGTTTGTTGGCGAAGATCCAAGTCGAGAAGGGCTTCAAAAAACTCCACATCGGGTAAAAGAATCTCTTCGCTATTTAACTTCGGGGTATTCTAAGGATGTAGAGAAGGTTTTAAACGGGGCCACTTTTGAAGAACCGTGCGACGAAATGGTCACGGTCCGCGATATTGAAATTTTTAGTTTATGTGAGCATCATTTATTGCCTTTTTATGGAAAGTGCCATGTCGCCTATATTCCAGATGGGAGGATCATCGGCCTTAGTAAAATCCCAAGAATTGTCGAGGTCTTTGCTCGAAGATTGCAAGTTCAAGAGCGTTTAACGACTCAAATTGCGAATTCTTTAAATGAGGCGCTTCATCCTCTGGGAGTAGGAGTGGTGGTGGAGGCCTTTCATTTATGCATGGCCATGCGTGGAGTTGAAAAGCAAAATGCCTTTGCGGTCACAAGTTCAATGCTAGGTGCTTTTCGTAATGACAGAGGAACAAGAATGGAGTTTTTAAATTTGATTGGGACGAGAACGCGGAGTTAA